A genomic window from Solanum stenotomum isolate F172 chromosome 10, ASM1918654v1, whole genome shotgun sequence includes:
- the LOC125842857 gene encoding kirola-like, with translation MGVKGKLIVSVEVKCGGHLVHDLFHMNTHHIANITPKNVNCFEIHEGESVKVDSIVSWNYNEAGQKKFMKEVIEAINPHEKSIRWKIIEGDLLEMYNSFTIITSHQPQWTTWTFEYEKKTEDIPEPLILLGMVIDMTKDLEGHLLKN, from the exons ATGGGCGTGAAAGGAAAATTGATTGTTTCAGTGGAGGTGAAGTGTGGAGGACATCTGGTGCATGATCTTTTTCACATGAATACTCATCATATAGCTAATATAACTCCCAAAAATGTCAACTGTTTTGAGATTCATGAAGGTGAAAGCGTAAAAGTTGATTCGATTGTAAGCTGGAATTATAATGAGG CTGGACAAAAGAAGTTTATGAAGGAAGTTATTGAAGCAATCAATCCTCACGAAAAATCAATTCGTTGGAAAATTATTGAAGGAGATCTGCTAGAGATGTATAATTCGTTTACCATTATAACATCTCATCAACCTCAATGGACTACATGGACATTTGAGTACGAAAAGAAAACTGAAGACATTCCAGAGCCCCTCATTTTATTAGGTATGGTCATTGACatgaccaaggatttagagggTCACCTTCTCAAGAATTAG